One genomic segment of Terriglobia bacterium includes these proteins:
- a CDS encoding GvpL/GvpF family gas vesicle protein, producing the protein MAWYAYCIIEQQAFQNGVRARRPVPVEDLKGIADAQTFAYPSGDFSVIVSEYIPTGDLGQTALLQHAHVVSECFKRTTVLPFRFGTVFDNDDALRRAVRLNRKAFSESVTKLKGKAEMHLKLLVKDGSLRQALEEIELPASVGSEYLTKLREKAVRQRERQTKARALSVQVHKIFDPLDQDVCCRKVDSGGMLIDIAHLIDHKKVEKYQNKYQMATRHLPGVEVVMSGPWPPYHFITGKRSS; encoded by the coding sequence ATGGCATGGTACGCGTACTGCATCATTGAGCAGCAGGCATTCCAGAACGGCGTTCGCGCTCGTCGTCCCGTCCCCGTAGAGGACCTGAAAGGTATCGCAGACGCGCAGACCTTTGCCTATCCCAGCGGAGATTTCTCCGTCATCGTAAGTGAATACATCCCCACCGGCGATCTGGGCCAGACGGCCCTGTTGCAGCACGCGCACGTGGTCAGTGAATGTTTCAAGCGCACCACCGTGCTGCCATTCCGCTTTGGTACGGTGTTTGACAATGATGACGCCCTGCGCCGGGCTGTCCGCTTGAACCGCAAGGCGTTCAGCGAAAGCGTGACCAAGCTCAAGGGCAAAGCCGAGATGCACCTAAAGCTGCTGGTGAAAGACGGGTCTTTGCGCCAGGCGTTGGAGGAAATTGAGCTGCCGGCTTCCGTGGGCAGCGAATACCTGACCAAGCTGCGCGAGAAGGCCGTCCGTCAGCGTGAGCGGCAAACCAAGGCACGCGCGCTCTCCGTCCAAGTGCACAAGATCTTTGATCCGCTGGACCAGGACGTCTGTTGCCGCAAAGTAGATTCCGGCGGAATGCTCATTGATATCGCCCACCTCATTGACCACAAAAAGGTCGAAAAATACCAAAACAAATATCAGATGGCCACCCGCCATCTACCCGGCGTGGAAGTGGTCATGAGCGGGCCCTGGCCGCCCTATCACTTCATCACCGGGAAGCGCTCTTCCTAG
- a CDS encoding energy transducer TonB — translation MPSLFGGGYGIYAVRPENFLLSFVTHTAAIGLILWLLHVAGPPKIIEPLRLSSIELAPYLGNVGKQGPSGGGGGDASKIKASTGTPPKAAKQQFTPPVDLQPQVSKLMMQPTVVADLKIPTSNQLGDPLSKLMTPSNGTGVGGGIGSGDGGGVGSGHGGPGVGPGVYSVGGGVSAPRVIFQPEPEFSEEARKAKFQGVVGLNVIVGADGRIHQAQVVRSLGMGLDEKAIEGVKLWKFDPAKKDGRPVAVAVYVEVDFHLY, via the coding sequence ATGCCCAGCCTCTTCGGAGGAGGGTACGGTATCTATGCGGTCCGTCCGGAAAACTTCCTTTTGTCGTTTGTGACCCACACGGCAGCCATAGGCTTGATTCTGTGGCTTTTGCATGTGGCGGGGCCGCCCAAGATTATTGAGCCCCTACGGCTGAGTTCCATTGAACTGGCGCCGTATCTGGGCAACGTCGGCAAGCAAGGTCCCAGCGGTGGCGGCGGCGGTGATGCCAGCAAGATCAAGGCTTCCACCGGCACGCCTCCCAAGGCGGCCAAACAGCAATTTACGCCGCCCGTGGATCTGCAGCCGCAGGTCAGCAAGCTGATGATGCAGCCGACCGTGGTGGCCGATTTGAAGATTCCCACCAGCAACCAACTGGGTGACCCGCTCTCCAAGCTCATGACGCCGTCCAACGGCACGGGCGTTGGCGGGGGCATTGGTTCGGGTGATGGTGGCGGCGTTGGATCAGGTCACGGAGGCCCGGGCGTTGGCCCTGGCGTGTACTCGGTGGGTGGCGGCGTTTCCGCACCCAGAGTCATTTTCCAGCCGGAACCTGAATTTTCTGAAGAAGCCCGCAAGGCCAAATTTCAGGGCGTGGTTGGGTTGAACGTGATCGTTGGCGCGGATGGCCGCATCCATCAGGCGCAGGTTGTGCGCTCCTTGGGTATGGGTCTGGATGAAAAAGCCATTGAAGGCGTCAAGCTCTGGAAGTTTGATCCCGCCAAAAAAGATGGCCGCCCCGTGGCCGTTGCCGTTTACGTTGAAGTGGACTTCCACTTGTACTGA
- a CDS encoding sigma-54 dependent transcriptional regulator, with protein sequence MKPKNRVLIVDEDLAMAKYLAAHLGHRNFEVVVASTDQEALRVFRSFDPILVLLDTAVNGQSGTEILERLKQIKPTVSVMVLSANKDPEQVFRASKLGADDYIGKPVDTQELDVRISKVLDNQRLYSEVTHLREQVRRQSDFTMLFGTSPKMMEVKMTIEQVADTTATVLVRGESGTGKEVVARMIYAESSRRDKPFVKVNCAAIPYELLESELFGYEPGAFTGATRQKLGKFEQANGGTIFLDEISEMHPALQAKLLHVLQDHEFSRLGGKRDVQVDVRVLAATNKPLERAVEEGVFREDLFYRLNVITIHIPPLRERREEIPVFLEYFLSKYSEHYGKRPPSFSEYAVTRMMEYAWPGNIRELENLVKRYVIVGNEAQIIRELSTHKPIVSSLSAPPVTDAPDAVQAAPSTAAAELEMPSLLEIGKRAAMQAEREAIERVMAQTKWNRRQAAKILKISYKALLNKLKAMDEPVKATK encoded by the coding sequence ATGAAGCCGAAAAACCGGGTGCTGATCGTGGACGAGGATTTGGCCATGGCCAAGTACCTGGCCGCGCACCTGGGCCACAGAAATTTTGAAGTCGTGGTGGCCTCCACCGACCAGGAGGCCCTGCGCGTGTTCCGCAGTTTTGATCCCATCTTAGTTTTGTTGGACACGGCAGTAAACGGCCAGTCTGGAACAGAAATTCTGGAACGGCTGAAGCAGATCAAGCCGACGGTATCAGTGATGGTGCTCTCCGCCAATAAGGACCCGGAACAGGTCTTCCGGGCCTCCAAGCTCGGCGCCGACGATTACATCGGCAAGCCGGTGGATACGCAGGAACTCGACGTGCGGATCTCCAAGGTCCTGGACAACCAGCGGCTCTATTCGGAAGTCACGCATCTGCGTGAACAAGTCCGGCGGCAAAGCGACTTCACCATGCTGTTCGGCACCAGCCCCAAAATGATGGAAGTAAAAATGACCATCGAGCAGGTGGCGGACACCACAGCCACAGTGCTGGTGCGGGGCGAAAGCGGCACGGGAAAAGAAGTGGTGGCGCGCATGATTTACGCCGAGTCATCGCGTCGCGACAAACCCTTCGTCAAGGTCAACTGCGCGGCCATCCCCTATGAATTGCTGGAAAGCGAGCTGTTCGGGTATGAGCCCGGCGCCTTCACCGGGGCCACGCGGCAGAAGCTGGGCAAGTTTGAGCAAGCCAACGGCGGCACTATTTTCCTGGACGAAATCAGCGAGATGCATCCCGCGCTGCAGGCCAAGCTGCTGCACGTGCTTCAGGACCACGAGTTCTCCCGCTTGGGCGGTAAACGCGACGTGCAGGTTGACGTGCGCGTGCTGGCCGCCACCAACAAGCCGCTGGAACGCGCTGTGGAAGAAGGCGTGTTCCGCGAAGACCTGTTCTATCGCCTGAACGTGATCACCATTCATATCCCTCCGCTGCGCGAGCGCCGCGAGGAGATCCCGGTCTTTCTGGAATATTTCCTGAGCAAGTACAGCGAGCATTACGGCAAGCGTCCGCCCAGTTTCAGCGAATACGCGGTGACGCGCATGATGGAATACGCCTGGCCGGGAAACATCCGCGAGCTGGAAAACCTGGTGAAGCGATACGTGATCGTGGGCAATGAGGCGCAGATCATCCGCGAACTCTCCACCCACAAGCCCATTGTTTCGTCGCTGTCCGCGCCGCCGGTGACGGACGCGCCAGATGCCGTGCAGGCTGCGCCGTCCACTGCCGCTGCTGAGCTGGAGATGCCATCGCTGCTGGAGATCGGCAAGCGTGCCGCCATGCAGGCCGAGCGTGAGGCCATTGAGCGCGTGATGGCGCAAACCAAGTGGAACCGTCGCCAGGCGGCAAAGATCCTCAAGATCAGTTACAAGGCATTGCTGAACAAACTGAAGGCGATGGACGAACCTGTTAAGGCCACAAAATAA
- a CDS encoding glutamine--tRNA ligase/YqeY domain fusion protein, with amino-acid sequence MSEANESPKGVPASPAAENVRPSNFMREIFIEDLKTNKYNRRVWTRFPPEPNGYLHIGHAKAICLDFGLADEFGGGTNLRFDDTNPEKEETEYVESIQEDVRWLGFQWENLLYASDYFQQLYDWAVQLIKAGKAYVCDLNADEVRQYRGTLTEPGKSSPYRDRSVEENLDLFDRMRKGEFPDGSRTLRAKIDMASPNMNMRDPVMYRVVHAEHHRTGDKWCIYPTYDYAHGQSDSLEKITHSMCTLEFEDHRPLYNWFIQSLGIFPSQQIEFDRLNLTYTLLSKRKLLQLVQNGNVSGWDDPRMPTLCGIRRRGYTPEAMRNFCANIGVTKTNGTIELAMLEHFVREDLNKRALRVMAVLRPLKVVIDNYPEGQTEEMDAVNNPEDESAGKRKVPFSKTLYIEHDDFREVPPKGYFRLSPGKEVRLRYGYFITAQSVVKNAQGDVVEVHCTYDPATRGGNAPDGRKVKSTIHWVSAAHAIDAEVRIYDNLFSNPDPADVPEGQDFTVNLNPNSLETVRDAKLEPSLAGAKPGDRYQFERLGYFCVDRDSTPGKLVFNRTVALKDTWAKVEKKQSAVSNQPPAKAKA; translated from the coding sequence ATGAGCGAAGCCAACGAGAGCCCGAAAGGCGTGCCTGCCTCGCCGGCGGCGGAGAATGTCCGGCCGTCGAATTTCATGCGCGAAATCTTCATCGAGGACCTGAAGACCAACAAGTACAACCGCCGGGTGTGGACGCGCTTCCCTCCCGAGCCCAACGGATATCTGCACATTGGCCACGCCAAGGCCATCTGCCTGGATTTTGGCCTGGCGGACGAGTTCGGCGGCGGCACCAACCTGCGCTTTGATGACACCAATCCGGAGAAGGAAGAAACCGAGTATGTCGAGTCCATCCAGGAAGACGTCCGGTGGCTGGGCTTTCAATGGGAGAACCTGCTCTACGCCTCCGACTACTTCCAGCAACTCTATGACTGGGCGGTGCAACTGATCAAGGCCGGCAAAGCCTACGTCTGCGACCTGAACGCCGACGAAGTGCGCCAGTATCGCGGCACGCTCACCGAGCCGGGCAAGTCCAGTCCTTATCGCGACCGCAGCGTGGAAGAGAACCTTGATCTGTTCGATCGCATGCGCAAAGGCGAGTTCCCGGACGGTTCGCGCACGCTGCGCGCCAAGATTGACATGGCGTCGCCCAACATGAACATGCGCGACCCGGTGATGTACCGCGTCGTCCACGCCGAGCACCATCGCACGGGCGACAAGTGGTGCATCTATCCCACGTACGATTACGCGCACGGGCAATCGGATTCGCTGGAGAAGATCACCCACTCCATGTGCACGCTGGAGTTTGAGGACCATCGTCCGCTGTACAACTGGTTCATACAGTCACTGGGCATCTTCCCCAGCCAGCAGATTGAATTTGACCGCCTCAACCTCACCTACACTCTGCTGAGCAAACGCAAGCTGCTGCAGTTGGTGCAGAACGGGAACGTGAGCGGGTGGGACGACCCGCGTATGCCCACGCTGTGCGGTATCCGCCGCCGGGGCTATACGCCGGAAGCCATGCGGAATTTTTGCGCCAACATCGGCGTGACCAAGACCAACGGCACCATTGAGCTGGCCATGCTGGAGCATTTTGTCCGCGAAGACCTGAACAAACGCGCGCTGCGGGTGATGGCCGTGCTTAGGCCGCTCAAGGTGGTGATTGACAACTATCCGGAAGGCCAGACGGAGGAGATGGACGCCGTCAACAATCCGGAAGACGAGAGCGCGGGCAAGCGCAAGGTGCCGTTTTCCAAGACGCTCTACATCGAGCACGACGATTTTCGCGAAGTCCCGCCCAAGGGCTACTTCCGCCTGTCGCCGGGGAAAGAAGTGCGTTTGCGCTACGGCTACTTCATCACCGCGCAAAGCGTGGTGAAGAACGCCCAGGGCGATGTCGTCGAAGTCCATTGCACCTATGACCCGGCCACGCGCGGCGGCAACGCGCCGGACGGACGCAAAGTGAAGTCCACGATCCACTGGGTGTCGGCGGCGCATGCGATTGACGCCGAAGTGCGGATCTACGACAACCTGTTCTCCAATCCCGATCCGGCTGACGTGCCGGAAGGCCAGGACTTTACCGTGAACCTGAATCCCAATTCCCTGGAAACGGTGCGCGACGCCAAGCTGGAACCTTCGCTGGCCGGCGCTAAGCCTGGCGATCGCTACCAGTTTGAACGGCTGGGGTACTTCTGCGTGGACCGCGACAGCACTCCCGGCAAGCTGGTGTTCAATCGCACCGTAGCGCTCAAGGACACATGGGCCAAGGTGGAGAAGAAGCAATCGGCCGTCAGCAATCAGCCGCCAGCCAAAGCAAAAGCTTGA
- a CDS encoding SRPBCC domain-containing protein yields the protein MADIKHAISIAAPADKIYSLIATGKGFRQWWAEDVTDSLPEGKVELGFFKRNTVYRLKPLRLAAPGEAEWLCESGKEWAGTRLSFKLQATGANTLLRFTHADWAAESDYFVSCTTSWGGLLFRIKAAAEGQKPGPLFLAEGMAY from the coding sequence ATGGCAGACATCAAGCACGCAATCTCTATTGCAGCTCCCGCGGACAAGATTTATTCCCTGATCGCTACCGGAAAGGGCTTCCGGCAATGGTGGGCGGAGGATGTTACCGACTCCTTGCCAGAAGGCAAAGTGGAGCTGGGCTTCTTCAAACGCAATACCGTTTACCGCCTGAAGCCGCTGCGCCTCGCCGCGCCGGGCGAGGCCGAGTGGCTTTGCGAATCCGGAAAAGAATGGGCCGGCACTCGGCTGAGCTTTAAGCTGCAAGCAACCGGCGCCAATACTTTGCTGCGCTTCACCCACGCAGACTGGGCCGCGGAGTCCGACTACTTCGTCAGTTGCACCACGTCGTGGGGAGGACTCTTGTTCCGCATCAAGGCCGCGGCCGAAGGCCAGAAACCCGGGCCGCTGTTTCTGGCCGAGGGCATGGCGTACTGA
- a CDS encoding ABC transporter permease translates to MDIAAWMETLFKDIRYSLRQFVRTPVFTIVAVASLAIGIGANTAIFSVMNAAILRALPVRNPRELVMLTNPNASGVSIGVSTGDRPLLSYVEYTTLRDHNTTMSGLIAVESEADTWQLHIAGASPEEAHGRLVTEGYFSVLGVEPAIGRFFTEADAKSPGQDPYAVISYDYWQKRFGGNTSVLNTSIRINKASLTVIGVTPPGFRGETVGDRPDLWVPMLMQPMIMPGRDWLHEQLTADNIAKTMWLHVIGRVKPGVSVARVQTEMDVLFRGILENSYPPAMAQETRKRFMKQNLKVVAASTGAFGGRDEFQQQLLVLLGASAVVLLIACINVANLLLARASARYKEVGVRLSIGASRWRLVRQFLTESLMLSALGGVAGLLLAWGAARLLVIMMKMTTDRDALDLGVALDLRVLAFTAGVTFLTGLIFGLVPAIRGTRVNLNDSLRDSGRGNTTSSGRLNLAKGLVIAQVAFSLLLVVSGGLLLRTLWNLQATDLGYAREKLLVLGVDGVTAGYKDARLTILWNDLADRIRVLPGVRGVTYSQNGLFSGSESGDQVEVEGFTPQKDNERGSRFDVIGPGYFATVGVPILLGREFGLQDSATAPKVCVINEAFQKRFFAGRNPIGLHVTEVFGDQKYPMEVVGVARNVRDHNLRGDVPPRFYHPTGQTMEGPPPGVNFEIRTAGDPQQLALSVRKTVQAVNEDLGLGLARTMTETLDRTTAQPRVMARLCTVFGIIALLLAATGLYGVLSYGVARRTNEIGIRMALGAGRASVVQMILRETSIMIVLGVVIGIGFTVGLTRFIASKLYGLSALDPLTMVTAVLILAMVALVAGYIPAARAAQVNPVTALRHE, encoded by the coding sequence ATGGACATCGCCGCCTGGATGGAAACTCTGTTCAAAGACATTCGCTACTCGCTGCGGCAATTTGTCCGCACGCCGGTGTTTACCATCGTCGCCGTGGCGTCGCTGGCCATTGGCATTGGGGCCAACACCGCCATCTTCAGCGTGATGAACGCGGCCATCCTCAGGGCGCTGCCGGTCCGCAATCCGCGGGAGCTGGTGATGCTCACCAACCCCAACGCATCCGGTGTTTCCATCGGCGTGAGCACCGGCGACCGGCCGCTGCTGAGCTACGTGGAGTACACCACTCTGCGCGACCACAACACCACCATGTCCGGCCTGATCGCCGTGGAGTCAGAGGCTGACACCTGGCAGTTGCATATCGCCGGAGCGTCTCCCGAAGAGGCCCACGGTCGCCTGGTGACCGAAGGATATTTCTCCGTGCTGGGCGTGGAGCCCGCCATCGGACGCTTTTTCACAGAAGCTGACGCCAAGTCTCCGGGGCAAGATCCTTACGCCGTCATCAGTTATGACTACTGGCAGAAACGCTTTGGCGGAAACACCTCTGTGTTGAACACCAGCATCCGCATCAACAAAGCCAGCCTTACCGTGATTGGCGTTACGCCACCGGGATTTCGCGGCGAAACCGTGGGCGACCGCCCGGACCTTTGGGTCCCCATGCTGATGCAGCCGATGATCATGCCGGGGCGCGACTGGCTGCATGAACAATTGACCGCGGACAACATCGCGAAAACCATGTGGCTGCACGTGATCGGCCGTGTAAAACCCGGCGTAAGCGTGGCCCGGGTGCAGACGGAAATGGACGTGCTCTTCCGCGGCATCCTGGAAAACAGCTATCCGCCTGCCATGGCGCAGGAAACCCGGAAGCGCTTTATGAAACAGAATCTGAAAGTGGTGGCCGCCAGCACGGGCGCTTTCGGCGGTCGCGACGAATTCCAGCAGCAACTGCTGGTGCTGCTTGGAGCTTCCGCCGTGGTGCTGCTGATCGCGTGCATCAACGTGGCCAACCTGCTGCTGGCACGCGCGTCCGCCCGCTACAAAGAAGTTGGCGTGCGGCTGTCCATCGGCGCCTCGCGCTGGCGGCTGGTGCGGCAGTTTCTCACCGAGAGCCTGATGCTCTCCGCCCTGGGGGGCGTGGCCGGACTTCTCCTGGCCTGGGGCGCGGCGCGGTTGCTGGTCATCATGATGAAGATGACGACCGACCGCGATGCCCTGGACCTGGGAGTTGCTCTCGACCTGCGCGTGCTGGCCTTCACCGCCGGCGTAACGTTCTTGACCGGACTCATCTTTGGGCTGGTGCCGGCCATCCGCGGCACGCGCGTGAACTTGAATGACAGCCTGCGCGATTCCGGCCGCGGCAACACCACTTCCTCCGGCCGGCTGAACCTGGCCAAGGGTCTGGTGATCGCCCAAGTAGCGTTCTCCCTGCTGCTGGTGGTCAGTGGCGGGCTGCTGCTGCGCACGCTGTGGAACCTGCAAGCCACGGACCTGGGCTACGCGCGGGAAAAGCTTCTGGTCCTGGGCGTGGACGGCGTGACCGCCGGCTACAAAGACGCTCGCCTGACCATTCTGTGGAACGATCTGGCGGACCGCATCCGCGTGCTGCCGGGCGTGCGCGGTGTCACCTACTCGCAAAATGGACTGTTCAGCGGCTCCGAGTCTGGCGACCAGGTGGAAGTGGAAGGCTTCACCCCGCAAAAGGACAACGAGCGTGGCTCGCGCTTTGACGTGATCGGTCCGGGATACTTCGCCACCGTTGGCGTCCCCATACTTCTAGGCCGCGAGTTTGGCCTGCAAGACTCTGCCACCGCTCCCAAAGTGTGTGTGATCAATGAAGCGTTTCAAAAACGGTTTTTTGCCGGACGGAATCCCATTGGCCTGCACGTGACGGAAGTGTTCGGCGACCAGAAGTACCCCATGGAAGTGGTTGGCGTCGCGCGCAACGTTCGCGACCACAATTTGCGGGGCGACGTCCCGCCGCGCTTTTACCATCCCACCGGCCAGACCATGGAAGGCCCGCCGCCGGGAGTGAACTTTGAAATCCGCACGGCGGGCGATCCCCAGCAGCTGGCGCTTAGCGTTCGCAAGACCGTCCAGGCAGTGAATGAAGACCTGGGCCTTGGGCTGGCACGGACCATGACGGAAACACTGGATCGCACCACCGCCCAGCCTCGCGTGATGGCCCGCCTGTGCACGGTGTTCGGCATCATTGCGCTGCTGCTGGCGGCCACCGGATTGTACGGCGTGCTTTCCTATGGCGTGGCCCGCCGGACCAATGAAATTGGCATTCGCATGGCGCTGGGGGCAGGACGCGCCTCCGTGGTGCAGATGATCCTGCGCGAAACCAGCATCATGATTGTTCTTGGCGTGGTGATTGGGATTGGCTTCACCGTGGGCTTGACGCGCTTCATTGCTTCAAAACTCTACGGCCTGAGCGCGCTGGATCCCCTGACCATGGTGACCGCGGTGCTCATTTTGGCGATGGTAGCGCTGGTTGCCGGCTACATCCCCGCGGCGCGCGCCGCGCAAGTGAATCCGGTGACCGCGTTGCGGCATGAATAG
- a CDS encoding pirin family protein has product MSIRPVKKLIKSKPTLEGAGVHLRRAFGFGSTTDYDPFLLLDDFRNEVPADYLAGFPWHPHRGIETITYVLAGTVEHGDSMGNRGAIGAGDIQWMTAGSGIIHQEMPKGDPNGRMHGFQLWANLPSALKMTPPRYQEVKAPEIPDITDDDGTHVRLVCGSFWGKRGPVEGIAADPVYVDVHVPAGKRKTLPVETTRHAFAYVFEGSGKFCNASAPLAVPTEGVGWADTVPPTEAENRSLILFDSGDEVTVQAGEHGIRFLLVSGKPLQEPVAWYGPIVMNTQEQLQQAFKELDVGTFLKEKGK; this is encoded by the coding sequence ATGTCCATCCGTCCGGTGAAGAAGCTGATCAAGTCCAAGCCTACGCTGGAGGGCGCCGGGGTGCATCTGCGCCGCGCGTTCGGGTTTGGCAGCACCACGGACTACGATCCGTTCCTGCTGCTCGACGATTTCCGCAATGAAGTCCCGGCGGACTACCTGGCCGGTTTTCCCTGGCATCCGCATCGCGGGATTGAGACCATCACCTACGTGCTGGCCGGGACGGTGGAGCACGGCGACAGCATGGGCAACCGCGGGGCCATCGGCGCTGGCGACATCCAGTGGATGACCGCGGGCAGCGGCATCATCCACCAGGAAATGCCCAAGGGCGATCCCAACGGCCGCATGCATGGCTTCCAGTTGTGGGCCAACCTTCCTTCTGCGCTCAAGATGACGCCGCCGCGCTACCAGGAAGTGAAGGCCCCGGAGATTCCGGACATCACGGACGATGACGGCACGCACGTGCGCCTGGTCTGCGGAAGCTTCTGGGGCAAGCGCGGTCCGGTGGAAGGCATTGCCGCCGACCCGGTTTACGTTGACGTCCATGTGCCCGCGGGCAAGCGCAAGACGCTTCCGGTGGAGACCACGCGCCACGCGTTCGCGTACGTGTTTGAAGGGTCAGGCAAGTTCTGCAACGCGTCCGCGCCGCTGGCCGTGCCCACCGAGGGCGTTGGCTGGGCGGACACCGTCCCGCCGACCGAAGCCGAGAACCGTTCCCTCATCCTGTTTGACAGCGGCGACGAAGTCACCGTCCAGGCCGGCGAACATGGCATACGCTTCCTGCTGGTCTCCGGCAAGCCGTTGCAGGAGCCCGTCGCCTGGTACGGACCCATCGTGATGAACACCCAGGAGCAACTACAGCAGGCGTTCAAGGAGCTGGATGTAGGCACGTTCTTGAAGGAGAAAGGGAAGTAG
- a CDS encoding TraR/DksA family transcriptional regulator — translation MDKKKLDSFKKRLEERQQVLRKTVTRTEEDGRTADQDSAQDIADRAANSYTKEFLFSQSNNERQLLQMVENALSRIREGSFGDCISCGNEINAKRLEAVPWTRYCIECQEKKEKGQLEEARE, via the coding sequence ATGGACAAGAAGAAACTGGACAGCTTTAAAAAGAGACTAGAAGAGCGCCAGCAGGTCTTGCGCAAGACGGTCACGCGGACCGAAGAAGATGGCCGCACCGCGGACCAGGACTCCGCGCAGGACATTGCTGATCGCGCCGCGAACTCTTACACCAAGGAGTTCCTGTTCTCCCAGAGCAATAACGAACGCCAGCTCCTGCAGATGGTGGAGAACGCGCTGTCGCGCATCCGCGAAGGCAGCTTTGGCGACTGCATCAGCTGCGGCAATGAGATCAACGCCAAGCGTCTGGAGGCCGTTCCCTGGACGCGCTACTGCATTGAGTGCCAGGAGAAAAAAGAAAAAGGCCAACTGGAAGAGGCTCGCGAATAA
- a CDS encoding MaoC family dehydratase produces the protein MTQTIKHPNALYLEDLHVGQKFVSGEFHMDEAKLRAFAEEFDPQSFHLDAAAAQASVFGGLAASGWHVAAIAMRLLVDGGLPLGNGIIGLGGELAWPKPTRPGDTLHVESEVLEIVPSRSKPNQAVVKVRSTTLNQHGDAVHMFTAKVLVFKRVL, from the coding sequence ATGACTCAGACAATCAAACACCCCAACGCCCTCTACCTGGAAGACCTGCACGTCGGACAGAAGTTTGTCTCCGGCGAATTCCATATGGATGAAGCCAAGCTCAGGGCCTTCGCTGAAGAGTTTGATCCGCAATCGTTCCATCTGGACGCCGCCGCCGCGCAGGCCAGCGTCTTTGGCGGGCTGGCGGCCAGTGGCTGGCACGTTGCGGCCATCGCCATGCGGCTTCTGGTGGACGGCGGGTTGCCGCTGGGCAACGGCATCATCGGACTGGGCGGCGAACTCGCCTGGCCCAAGCCCACGCGTCCCGGCGACACGCTGCATGTGGAAAGCGAAGTTCTGGAGATTGTTCCTTCGCGCTCGAAACCAAACCAGGCTGTGGTGAAAGTCCGCAGCACAACTTTGAACCAGCATGGCGATGCCGTCCACATGTTCACGGCCAAGGTACTGGTGTTCAAGCGTGTACTGTAA
- a CDS encoding aminodeoxychorismate/anthranilate synthase component II, whose amino-acid sequence MIFVLDNYDSFTYNLVQYLGELGETAEVRRNDQVTVEQIEELDPTHILISPGPCTPQKAGISIGLIKHFAGKKPILGVCLGHQAIGAAFGGNVVRARQIMHGKVSRIQHDSKTIFRSVPQPLTATRYHSLIVAEEGLPGELEISAETRDQDGTRVIMGLRHRRFPVEGVQFHPESVLTESGRLLLKNFLEL is encoded by the coding sequence GTGATCTTCGTCCTCGACAACTACGATTCTTTCACTTACAACCTGGTCCAGTACCTGGGCGAGTTGGGCGAGACGGCGGAGGTTCGCCGCAATGATCAGGTCACAGTCGAGCAGATTGAAGAGCTAGATCCCACGCACATCCTGATTTCGCCCGGACCGTGTACGCCGCAGAAAGCCGGCATCAGTATTGGACTGATCAAACATTTTGCCGGCAAAAAACCCATCCTCGGCGTGTGCCTGGGACATCAGGCCATTGGCGCGGCCTTCGGCGGGAACGTGGTGCGGGCGCGGCAGATCATGCACGGAAAAGTCAGCCGCATCCAGCACGATAGCAAGACCATCTTCCGCAGCGTTCCTCAGCCGCTCACCGCCACGCGCTACCACTCGCTGATCGTCGCCGAAGAAGGCCTGCCCGGGGAGTTGGAGATCAGCGCGGAGACCCGCGATCAGGACGGAACGCGGGTGATCATGGGGCTTCGCCACCGCCGTTTTCCCGTGGAAGGCGTGCAATTTCATCCTGAGAGCGTGCTCACCGAATCCGGACGTTTGCTGCTAAAGAACTTCTTAGAGTTGTAA